From a region of the Plodia interpunctella isolate USDA-ARS_2022_Savannah chromosome 13, ilPloInte3.2, whole genome shotgun sequence genome:
- the LOC128674770 gene encoding uncharacterized protein LOC128674770 isoform X2, producing the protein MWSCVESSAGSGVAPCARGKHSATLLGGYVYVLGGRGAGGSVPLRDFWRYCLATGEWQRLECRGEPPPALQEHSVTAHEGRLYVFGGESALANDTPLWIYDTESQVWRKLPGHGSFTAILRRRGPREPRGAGAGPRGRRGHSAHTLKDCLLIYGGYKDLRGSTNELWAFHYESESWQQVRTASAGPARHRHAAALHDNRLYVHGGQCDLRESADLWHYDTISRVWSQVRSPAKLSPSARSGHAGLRAGAHFYIFGGEANGHPTNELWRFHFATETWERIIQGIKWPSPRVDSCVLLVPARLRSAGGDGVRDCNGGGETGAGRGESPAGFMREISKLSSVHIRRAARCSYSVLAAERDSTESLVRHEAALAKSHSAYAIDERQPADGGDSPREGDIPDNCEVAREPISVPNFADMVLPTPVLSPIEAAKLVYLDSEEEEEAKRETARRRKARAFPKSASVRFTRETATVITREDDTELSTSDYASAERVNRLSGASLGFSNPHYLGPDVRALGIALTPDSGLGPAMEMQEMRSTGAKRDSRLHLLLVGGKEPPHRALLQSPLSMWTYRLL; encoded by the exons ATGTGGAGCTGCGTGGAAAGCAGCGCCGGCAGCGGAGTGGCGCCGTGCGCACGCGGCAAACACTCTGCTACTTTGCTCGGAGGATATGTCTACGTTCTGGGGGGCAGGGGAGCGGGGGGCTCCGTGCCGCTGAGAGACTTCTGGAGGTACTGTCTTG CGACAGGCGAGTGGCAGCGGCTGGAGTGCCGAGGTGAGCCCCCACCCGCGCTGCAGGAGCACAGCGTGACGGCGCACGAGGGGCGTCTCTACGTGTTCGGCGGCGAGAGCGCGCTGGCCAACGACACGCCGCTGTGGATATACGACACTGAG AGCCAAGTCTGGCGCAAACTGCCCGGCCACGGCAGTTTTACGGCAATCCTGCGCCGACGCGGGCCGCGGGAGCCGCGGGGGGCGGGGGCCGGGCCGCGCGGGAGGAGGGGACATTCCGCACACACGTTGAAGGACTGCCTGCTCATATATGGAGGGTACAAGGACTTGAGGGGGTCTACGAACGAGCTCTGGGCGTTTCACTACG AATCAGAAAGCTGGCAGCAGGTGCGCACGGCCAGCGCCGGTCCGGCGCGGCACCGGCACGCCGCAGCTCTGCACGACAACCGGCTGTACGTGCACGGCGGACAGTGCGACCTCAGGGAGAGCGCTGATCTCTGGCATTATGATACTA taTCCAGAGTGTGGTCTCAAGTCCGGTCCCCCGCTAAGCTGTCCCCGAGCGCTCGCAGCGGTCACGCGGGGCTGCGCGCTGGGGCACACTTCTACATCTTCGGAGGAGAGGCCAACGGGCATCCTACCAATGAGCTTTGGAGGTTCCACTTCG caACTGAAACGTGGGAGCGAATAATCCAAGGCATAAAATGGCCATCACCACGAGTTGACTCCTGTGTGCTGCTAGTACCAGCCAGATTGAGATCTGCCGGCGGGGATGGGGTACGGGATTGTAACGGGGGAGGAGAGACGGGCGCGGGGAGAGGCGAAAGTCCTGCCGGCTTCATGAGAGAAATCTCCAAACTTTCTTCCGTCCACATTCGACGCGCAGCGCGGTGCTCCTACAGCGTATTGGCCGCAGAAAGAGATTCTACCGAAAGTCTAGTCCGACATGAAGCAGCTTTGGCCAAATCACATTCAGCATATGCCATCGATGAGCGACAGCCGGCCGACGGGGGCGACAGTCCACGAGAAGGTGATATCCCAGACAATTGCGAAGTCGCCCGAGAACCGATCTCTGTCCCAAACTTCGCAGATATGGTGCTTCCTACACCAGTCCTGTCGCCAATTGAAGCTGCGAAGTTGGTCTATTTGGACTCTGAGGAGGAAGAAGAGGCAAAACGCGAGACGGCCCGACGTCGGAAGGCTCGAGCCTTCCCGAAATCTGCTTCTGTACGATTCACAAGAGAGACTGCGACAGTTATTACTCGCGAAGACGATACAGAGCTATCAACATCAGATTACGCTAGCGCTGAGCGTGTGAATAGACTTTCAGGAGCATCTTTGGGCTTCAGTAATCCTCACTATTTAGGACCTGATGTCAGAGCTTTGGGGATAGCCTTGACCCCAGATTCGGGGCTAGGTCCAGCGATGGAAATGCAAGAGATGAGGTCTACGGGCGCGAAGAGAGATTCACGTTTGCATCTGCTTCTGGTCGGCGGGAAGGAACCGCCACACCGCGCGTTGTTGCAGAGTCCTCTATCCATGTGGACTTATCGACTTCTCTAG
- the LOC128674770 gene encoding uncharacterized protein LOC128674770 isoform X1 has protein sequence MAALMIDTEAWDSAEMWSCVESSAGSGVAPCARGKHSATLLGGYVYVLGGRGAGGSVPLRDFWRYCLATGEWQRLECRGEPPPALQEHSVTAHEGRLYVFGGESALANDTPLWIYDTESQVWRKLPGHGSFTAILRRRGPREPRGAGAGPRGRRGHSAHTLKDCLLIYGGYKDLRGSTNELWAFHYESESWQQVRTASAGPARHRHAAALHDNRLYVHGGQCDLRESADLWHYDTISRVWSQVRSPAKLSPSARSGHAGLRAGAHFYIFGGEANGHPTNELWRFHFATETWERIIQGIKWPSPRVDSCVLLVPARLRSAGGDGVRDCNGGGETGAGRGESPAGFMREISKLSSVHIRRAARCSYSVLAAERDSTESLVRHEAALAKSHSAYAIDERQPADGGDSPREGDIPDNCEVAREPISVPNFADMVLPTPVLSPIEAAKLVYLDSEEEEEAKRETARRRKARAFPKSASVRFTRETATVITREDDTELSTSDYASAERVNRLSGASLGFSNPHYLGPDVRALGIALTPDSGLGPAMEMQEMRSTGAKRDSRLHLLLVGGKEPPHRALLQSPLSMWTYRLL, from the exons CCGAGATGTGGAGCTGCGTGGAAAGCAGCGCCGGCAGCGGAGTGGCGCCGTGCGCACGCGGCAAACACTCTGCTACTTTGCTCGGAGGATATGTCTACGTTCTGGGGGGCAGGGGAGCGGGGGGCTCCGTGCCGCTGAGAGACTTCTGGAGGTACTGTCTTG CGACAGGCGAGTGGCAGCGGCTGGAGTGCCGAGGTGAGCCCCCACCCGCGCTGCAGGAGCACAGCGTGACGGCGCACGAGGGGCGTCTCTACGTGTTCGGCGGCGAGAGCGCGCTGGCCAACGACACGCCGCTGTGGATATACGACACTGAG AGCCAAGTCTGGCGCAAACTGCCCGGCCACGGCAGTTTTACGGCAATCCTGCGCCGACGCGGGCCGCGGGAGCCGCGGGGGGCGGGGGCCGGGCCGCGCGGGAGGAGGGGACATTCCGCACACACGTTGAAGGACTGCCTGCTCATATATGGAGGGTACAAGGACTTGAGGGGGTCTACGAACGAGCTCTGGGCGTTTCACTACG AATCAGAAAGCTGGCAGCAGGTGCGCACGGCCAGCGCCGGTCCGGCGCGGCACCGGCACGCCGCAGCTCTGCACGACAACCGGCTGTACGTGCACGGCGGACAGTGCGACCTCAGGGAGAGCGCTGATCTCTGGCATTATGATACTA taTCCAGAGTGTGGTCTCAAGTCCGGTCCCCCGCTAAGCTGTCCCCGAGCGCTCGCAGCGGTCACGCGGGGCTGCGCGCTGGGGCACACTTCTACATCTTCGGAGGAGAGGCCAACGGGCATCCTACCAATGAGCTTTGGAGGTTCCACTTCG caACTGAAACGTGGGAGCGAATAATCCAAGGCATAAAATGGCCATCACCACGAGTTGACTCCTGTGTGCTGCTAGTACCAGCCAGATTGAGATCTGCCGGCGGGGATGGGGTACGGGATTGTAACGGGGGAGGAGAGACGGGCGCGGGGAGAGGCGAAAGTCCTGCCGGCTTCATGAGAGAAATCTCCAAACTTTCTTCCGTCCACATTCGACGCGCAGCGCGGTGCTCCTACAGCGTATTGGCCGCAGAAAGAGATTCTACCGAAAGTCTAGTCCGACATGAAGCAGCTTTGGCCAAATCACATTCAGCATATGCCATCGATGAGCGACAGCCGGCCGACGGGGGCGACAGTCCACGAGAAGGTGATATCCCAGACAATTGCGAAGTCGCCCGAGAACCGATCTCTGTCCCAAACTTCGCAGATATGGTGCTTCCTACACCAGTCCTGTCGCCAATTGAAGCTGCGAAGTTGGTCTATTTGGACTCTGAGGAGGAAGAAGAGGCAAAACGCGAGACGGCCCGACGTCGGAAGGCTCGAGCCTTCCCGAAATCTGCTTCTGTACGATTCACAAGAGAGACTGCGACAGTTATTACTCGCGAAGACGATACAGAGCTATCAACATCAGATTACGCTAGCGCTGAGCGTGTGAATAGACTTTCAGGAGCATCTTTGGGCTTCAGTAATCCTCACTATTTAGGACCTGATGTCAGAGCTTTGGGGATAGCCTTGACCCCAGATTCGGGGCTAGGTCCAGCGATGGAAATGCAAGAGATGAGGTCTACGGGCGCGAAGAGAGATTCACGTTTGCATCTGCTTCTGGTCGGCGGGAAGGAACCGCCACACCGCGCGTTGTTGCAGAGTCCTCTATCCATGTGGACTTATCGACTTCTCTAG